Proteins from a single region of Burkholderiales bacterium:
- a CDS encoding transposase, with translation MMRCDVHFLCNALDSLLRKADDDCLQALRWIDDRRDI, from the coding sequence ATGATGCGCTGCGATGTGCATTTCCTGTGCAATGCGCTGGACTCCCTGCTGCGCAAGGCGGACGATGATTGCCTGCAGGCGTTGCGCTGGATTGACGACCGGCGCGACATCTAG
- a CDS encoding DsrE family protein, producing the protein MGRIPFLLLALFLPLALWAADHPVVARLLAAERAPAGVVFEIVTADSHALAWAVPWVAEQARRLRGRFPGLPIAVVSHGREMFALTGEQRTAQPELHAGVQKLVQEEGIALHVCETHAGWRGVAAEAFPEYVNVSAAGPVQVQDYLALGYVLVKITARDRGLAPADGLK; encoded by the coding sequence ATGGGAAGAATCCCCTTCCTCCTTTTGGCCCTCTTCCTGCCCCTCGCGCTTTGGGCGGCGGACCATCCCGTTGTGGCGCGGCTCCTCGCCGCGGAGCGGGCCCCAGCGGGGGTGGTGTTCGAAATCGTCACGGCGGATTCCCACGCCTTGGCCTGGGCGGTGCCCTGGGTGGCGGAGCAGGCGCGCCGGCTCCGGGGGCGCTTTCCGGGGCTCCCTATCGCGGTGGTGAGCCATGGCCGGGAGATGTTCGCCCTCACCGGCGAGCAGCGGACGGCGCAGCCGGAACTTCACGCGGGGGTGCAAAAGCTGGTGCAGGAGGAAGGCATCGCCCTCCATGTCTGCGAGACCCACGCCGGCTGGCGCGGCGTGGCGGCGGAGGCCTTTCCCGAATACGTGAACGTTTCCGCCGCAGGACCCGTGCAGGTGCAGGATTACCTGGCGCTGGGCTACGTGCTGGTGAAAATCACCGCCCGCGACCGCGGGCTCGCGCCTGCCGATGGGTTAAAATAA
- a CDS encoding ShlB/FhaC/HecB family hemolysin secretion/activation protein: MTDPAPRSRPAPRWRPSRAGLWLALACLLWGGGAPAAQQDEAQRLLEEQRMRQREEQLQQPRPSIKREAAPEFDLRAEPAVLPETEPAFAIQRIVLKGDPLLDADEQEAILRPFTGLRLGENRINLLLRRLTAALIDKGYVTSRAYLGPQNLAGGVLEVTLVAGRIEAVQLDGKPVTGGAWAPLPFRPQQWLRLPDLEQGIDQINRLPSSQAEMQILPGDAPGGSVVAIRTAGRTPWRLALGADNYGQDSTGTTRGRVSLEADNPFGLFDAWTLTHVQSRDSKASLLSVSVPWGYSTLSYSYTLSDYRTPIPGVTVIVGDSSNHTLGLNRVVHRDAVSKTALDVGLTLRRAQRDVGGLALTPQDMSVLRVAASRLRRWAGADLSLEAGYVRGLKRFGADVDLDGLPATAPHSQFEKLDFNLAAVLNLSPTLSYRGTLSGQRAQRGLQSSEQIFIGGAATVRGFKEGALAGDRGAYTRHELHLTGAAGTVAAVPYVFYDYGRVRLIADPQWKALGAVGVGVRLAWKGLSLEANGARPVTAPDSVERKSRLHLSLNSQF; the protein is encoded by the coding sequence GTGACAGACCCCGCACCCCGTTCCAGGCCAGCGCCGCGATGGCGGCCAAGCCGCGCCGGCCTTTGGCTGGCGCTGGCCTGTCTGCTGTGGGGCGGGGGCGCGCCGGCCGCCCAGCAAGACGAGGCGCAGCGCCTGCTGGAGGAGCAGCGCATGCGTCAGCGCGAGGAACAACTGCAGCAGCCGCGCCCGAGCATCAAGCGCGAGGCTGCACCCGAGTTCGATCTGCGCGCCGAGCCGGCCGTCCTTCCCGAGACAGAACCCGCCTTCGCTATCCAGCGCATCGTGCTCAAGGGCGATCCCCTGCTCGATGCCGACGAGCAGGAAGCCATCCTGCGTCCCTTCACCGGCCTGCGCCTGGGCGAGAACCGCATCAATCTGCTGTTGCGGCGCCTGACCGCGGCGTTGATCGACAAGGGTTACGTCACCAGCCGCGCCTATCTCGGACCGCAGAACCTCGCGGGCGGGGTGCTCGAGGTCACGCTTGTGGCGGGGCGCATCGAAGCGGTGCAACTCGACGGCAAGCCGGTGACGGGCGGTGCCTGGGCGCCGCTGCCCTTCCGTCCCCAGCAGTGGCTGCGCCTGCCCGACCTGGAGCAGGGCATCGATCAGATCAATCGCCTGCCATCGAGCCAGGCGGAGATGCAGATTCTCCCGGGCGATGCCCCCGGCGGCAGCGTGGTGGCCATCCGCACCGCCGGGCGCACACCCTGGCGGCTCGCCCTCGGTGCCGACAACTATGGCCAGGACAGCACCGGCACCACGCGCGGCCGGGTGAGCCTGGAGGCGGACAACCCCTTTGGCCTGTTCGATGCCTGGACGCTCACCCACGTGCAAAGCCGCGACAGCAAGGCCTCGCTGCTGTCGGTGTCGGTCCCCTGGGGTTACTCCACCCTGTCCTACAGCTACACGCTCTCCGACTACCGCACGCCCATCCCGGGCGTGACCGTCATCGTGGGGGATTCCTCCAACCACACCCTTGGCCTCAACCGGGTGGTGCACCGCGACGCCGTGTCCAAGACCGCCCTCGACGTCGGCCTCACGTTGCGGCGCGCCCAACGGGACGTGGGCGGCCTCGCCCTCACGCCCCAGGACATGAGCGTGCTGCGTGTGGCGGCAAGCCGGCTGCGGCGCTGGGCGGGGGCCGATCTCAGCCTCGAGGCTGGCTACGTGCGCGGTCTCAAGCGCTTTGGTGCGGACGTGGATCTTGACGGACTGCCGGCCACCGCCCCCCATTCCCAATTCGAAAAACTCGATTTCAACCTGGCCGCCGTCCTGAATCTCTCGCCCACGCTCTCCTATCGGGGAACCCTGAGCGGCCAGCGTGCCCAGCGCGGCCTGCAAAGCTCCGAGCAAATCTTCATCGGCGGCGCCGCCACGGTGCGCGGGTTCAAGGAAGGCGCCCTCGCCGGCGACCGCGGCGCGTACACGCGCCACGAGCTCCACTTAACGGGCGCCGCCGGGACGGTGGCGGCCGTGCCCTATGTCTTCTACGACTACGGCCGCGTGCGGCTGATCGCCGACCCACAGTGGAAGGCGCTGGGCGCCGTCGGCGTCGGCGTGCGCCTCGCCTGGAAGGGCCTGAGCCTGGAAGCCAATGGCGCGCGTCCTGTCACCGCGCCGGATTCGGTGGAGCGGAAGAGCCGCCTGCACCTGAGCCTCAATTCCCAATTCTGA
- a CDS encoding transposase: MKSTNMLERLNKEIKRPPGSCASSPMRMPDCG, translated from the coding sequence ATGAAGAGCACGAACATGCTCGAGCGGCTCAACAAGGAGATCAAGCGCCCACCCGGGTCATGCGCATCTTCCCCAATGCGGATGCCTGACTGCGGCTGA